The Desulfatitalea tepidiphila genome window below encodes:
- a CDS encoding precorrin-2 dehydrogenase/sirohydrochlorin ferrochelatase family protein encodes MRYYPVSLDIQGRACLVVGGGQVGSRKVGALLACGARVTVVSPQATETIANLAQQGRITWKQRAYRSTDQQGTFLVIGATNDEALNQRIHDDAEQAGRLCNIADQPQRCNFVLPSVVRQGNLTIAISTSGQSPAFAKYMRRQLQAQFGPEYGRFLDLMGALRRRLLAEAHAPEAHKPIFERLIDEGLLALIRQDDHPKIDALLARVVGPDVTYAGLMADDAVDDRHLPPKE; translated from the coding sequence GGCGCGCCTGCCTGGTGGTGGGCGGCGGTCAGGTCGGCTCACGCAAGGTGGGCGCGCTGCTGGCGTGCGGTGCCCGGGTCACGGTGGTCAGCCCCCAGGCCACCGAGACCATCGCCAATCTCGCCCAACAGGGTCGCATCACATGGAAGCAGCGCGCCTACCGCAGTACCGACCAGCAGGGCACCTTTCTGGTGATCGGCGCCACCAACGATGAGGCGCTGAACCAGCGCATTCATGACGATGCCGAACAAGCCGGCCGTCTTTGCAACATCGCCGATCAGCCCCAGCGGTGCAATTTCGTATTGCCGTCGGTGGTGCGCCAGGGGAACCTGACCATCGCCATCTCCACCTCCGGTCAGAGCCCGGCCTTTGCCAAATACATGCGTCGGCAGTTGCAGGCCCAATTCGGACCCGAATATGGCCGTTTCCTGGATCTTATGGGGGCGTTGCGCCGGCGACTGCTGGCCGAGGCACATGCCCCCGAAGCGCACAAGCCGATTTTCGAGCGGCTCATTGACGAGGGACTGCTGGCGTTGATTCGCCAGGACGATCACCCGAAAATCGATGCCCTGCTGGCCCGGGTGGTCGGGCCGGACGTGACCTATGCGGGTCTGATGGCGGACGATGCGGTGGATGACCGCCATCTTCCTCCAAAAGAATAA